Genomic DNA from Spiroplasma alleghenense:
TTGTATTTAAATCTATTTATAATACAATTATAAATGACATTTGTCGTATTATTATAAATGAAGGGAAATTAAAAAAATGGCAAAAGAACAATTTGACCGTAGTTTACCTCACGTTAACATTGGAACAATCGGACACGTTGACCACGGTAAAACTACATTAACAGCTGCAATTACTAAAGTATTAGCAGCAAAAGGTGGAGCAGAATTTAAAGATTATGCAAACATCGATAACGCACCAGAAGAAAGAGAACGTGGAATTACAATTAATACTTCACACGTTGAATATAAAACTGCAAAAAGACACTACGCTCACGTAGACTGTCCTGGCCACGCCGATTATGTTAAAAACATGATTACTGGGGCTGCTCAAATGGATGGGGGAATCCTTGTTGTTGCTGCAACTGATGGACCAATGCCTCAAACTAGAGAACATATCTTATTATCAAGACAAGTTGGAGTACCAAAAATCGTTGTTTTCTTAAACAAATGTGACATGGTTGACGACGAAGAATTAATCGACTTAGTTGAAATGGAAGTTAGAGATTTATTAACATCATATGAATTTGATGGTGATGGAGCTCCAGTTATCCGCGGGAGTGCTTTAAAAGCTCTTGAAGGTGACGCTAAATGAGAAGCTAAAATCGAAGAATTAATGAACGCAGTTGATGAATACATCCCAACTCCAGTTCGTGAAACTGATAAAACTTTATTAATGCCAGTTGAAGACGTATTTACAATTACTGGACGTGGAACTGTTGCAACAGGACGTGTTGAACGTGGAATTGTAAAAGTTAACGAAGAAGTTGAAATCGTTGGATTACATGAAGAAAGTAAAAAAACAGTTGTTACTGGATTAGAAATGTTTAGAAAATTATTAGACTTTGCTGAAGCAGGGGATAATGTTGGAGCATTACTACGTGGTGTTAACCGTGAAGATATTGAACGTGGACAAGTTATTGCTAAACCAGGATCAATCAAACCTCATACTCAACTTAAAGCACAAGTTTATGCTTTAACTCAAGAAGAAGGTGGACGTCATAAACCATTCTTTAACAAATACCGTCCTCAATTCTACTTCCGTACAACTGACGTAACTGGTGAAGTTACTTTACCAGCTGGAACAGATATGGTTATGCCAGGGGATAACGTTGAATTAAACATTGAATTAATTAAACCAGTTGCCATCGAACAAGGAACTAAGTTCTCAATTCGTGAAGGTGGACGTACTATTGGTGCGGGAACTGTTGTTGAAATTACTAAATAACAAATTCTTATTAATATCAAAAAACTGAGATTTCTCAGTTTTTTTTGTTTTTAATCTGGTGTTTATTTTCTATAAATTAATAAAAAAAATTGCTAAAATAAATAGGTTTTATATTATATAATAGTAATAATAGGAGAAACATAAATGAAAAAATTATTAGTAGTATTATCTAGTATTGCAATTACCGCTCCAACTGTAACTGCGGTAGTTTCATGTACTGGAAGTAATCGTAAAGTTCCCGTTCCCGAGGGAAAAATCGAAATCGGTAATCGTTGAACCGGAGTTGATGAGCTAGACTTAGAAACTGGTTCAAAAAGAGCTAAAACAAATAAAACCACAACTATTCTAACTGAAAACCAAGGACAAGGTTCACGTAAATCTCGCTCACAAAGTGATAAGTTATTGAAAAGTAGTTTAGCTGGTCAAAACCTAATTGAAAAGAATTTAATTACAAATGCTGAAAATATCAAATTTAAACCATATGCTGACATTGGAATTGTTGAAGATAATGTTGAGTACGCTTTAAAATGACATAGTAAATCAGGGGCAAGTTATGATGAAGCCATGAAAGCTATGGATATTGCGGATAAAAAAGATGTTATTAATTACAATGATTTAGCGGCAATTGATAACAATTCAGATTTAATTAACCGTTCAAACGGTGATGGAGTAGTGCTAGGATTTATGCAAAATGCTAGTGATAAAGGTGAGTTAACTCCAATGTGGGATGCTGCCCCAAAAGACTTTAATAATAACCAGTCAGAAGAATGATTTGATGCCAGATTTAACAAATGAAAAAAAGATGGTTTAAATACTAAAAACATGACAATTTCATTTGGTCCCTTTGCAAATTCATTTTGACATACTGCTTACCAAAACAATATGACAGAAGAAGAATTAGCAGACCAGTTATTGGCTATTTCAAACAAATATGGAACTCGTTCATT
This window encodes:
- the tuf gene encoding elongation factor Tu: MAKEQFDRSLPHVNIGTIGHVDHGKTTLTAAITKVLAAKGGAEFKDYANIDNAPEERERGITINTSHVEYKTAKRHYAHVDCPGHADYVKNMITGAAQMDGGILVVAATDGPMPQTREHILLSRQVGVPKIVVFLNKCDMVDDEELIDLVEMEVRDLLTSYEFDGDGAPVIRGSALKALEGDAKWEAKIEELMNAVDEYIPTPVRETDKTLLMPVEDVFTITGRGTVATGRVERGIVKVNEEVEIVGLHEESKKTVVTGLEMFRKLLDFAEAGDNVGALLRGVNREDIERGQVIAKPGSIKPHTQLKAQVYALTQEEGGRHKPFFNKYRPQFYFRTTDVTGEVTLPAGTDMVMPGDNVELNIELIKPVAIEQGTKFSIREGGRTIGAGTVVEITK